The Microbacterium paraoxydans genome includes a window with the following:
- a CDS encoding DUF7882 family protein, whose protein sequence is MGRLRYDGHSDPILIEDETLAHLKIVIGTKLRRQESFMMTWRPVEGGVDRRASVWIHPAIPLQFGFDDAEPPTVDPHRIQEIMQALNASGELVLDHLSGPR, encoded by the coding sequence ATGGGAAGACTCCGGTACGACGGGCACTCGGATCCGATCCTCATCGAGGACGAGACGCTCGCGCATCTGAAGATCGTCATCGGCACGAAGCTCCGCCGGCAGGAGAGCTTCATGATGACCTGGCGGCCCGTCGAGGGGGGCGTCGACCGGCGCGCGAGCGTGTGGATCCATCCCGCCATCCCGCTGCAGTTCGGGTTCGACGACGCCGAGCCGCCGACGGTGGACCCGCACCGCATCCAGGAGATCATGCAGGCCCTCAACGCCTCCGGCGAGCTGGTCCTCGATCACCTGTCCGGCCCGCGCTGA
- a CDS encoding VCBS repeat domain-containing M23 family metallopeptidase, whose translation MTRTSRWRRGRIGIVAVLAIVLGALVPAVSTAGTATAASDGYMVYPASGNIQSKVGDGCRNNYRAHDGIDISRNGGTPILAAYDGVIKSRTSNGGYGNYVDVQHAGGYVTRYAHMAAPGWFAPGTKVLRGQQIGVVGNTGNSAAYHLHFEVWLNGKVYSQINQGFTCLSDVTRGGTIPLFFPGLGAGSPAGVSAGDFTGDDKVDLLVVAGNGDLRLRAGNGRAGLAGPTTVFGSGWANSRRHITHTDLNGDGNADLLVARSDGVLEFYAGNGRGGFRGAVGLGSGWYSMRHIASGADFTGDGRQDILGVSGSGNLRVYHGNGSGGLTSSQTMIGGGWESVHYLIAGDFDGDGRGDIVAVAADGQLLLYTGASGLRTVRQVGVGWQEFTEVTGGVDYNGDGRADLLARTPAGQLYLYPGNGNGAFGARVLVASDAADYLAIE comes from the coding sequence ATGACGCGCACGTCCCGCTGGCGCCGGGGCCGGATCGGGATCGTCGCCGTGCTCGCGATCGTGCTCGGCGCGCTCGTCCCCGCCGTCTCCACGGCTGGCACCGCGACCGCCGCGTCCGACGGCTACATGGTCTACCCGGCGTCCGGGAACATCCAGTCGAAGGTCGGCGACGGCTGCCGGAACAACTACCGCGCGCACGACGGCATCGACATCTCCCGCAACGGCGGCACGCCCATCCTCGCCGCGTACGACGGGGTGATCAAGAGTCGTACGTCGAACGGCGGCTACGGCAACTACGTGGACGTGCAGCACGCGGGCGGATACGTGACCCGCTATGCGCACATGGCGGCTCCGGGGTGGTTCGCACCGGGAACCAAGGTCCTCCGCGGGCAGCAGATCGGCGTCGTCGGCAATACGGGCAACTCGGCCGCGTACCACCTGCACTTCGAGGTGTGGCTGAACGGCAAGGTCTACTCGCAGATCAACCAGGGCTTCACGTGTCTCTCCGACGTCACACGAGGGGGGACCATCCCGCTGTTCTTCCCCGGTCTCGGTGCCGGATCGCCCGCCGGCGTCAGCGCCGGAGACTTCACCGGCGATGACAAGGTCGACCTCCTCGTGGTCGCGGGGAACGGCGACCTGCGGCTGCGCGCCGGCAACGGGCGCGCCGGCCTCGCCGGCCCGACCACGGTGTTCGGGAGCGGGTGGGCGAACTCGCGGCGACACATCACGCACACCGATCTCAACGGCGACGGCAATGCCGACCTCCTCGTGGCACGCTCCGACGGGGTCCTGGAGTTCTACGCCGGCAACGGACGCGGGGGCTTCCGCGGGGCGGTCGGGCTGGGCTCGGGGTGGTACAGCATGCGGCACATCGCCTCGGGTGCGGATTTCACGGGTGACGGACGTCAGGACATCCTCGGGGTCTCCGGGTCCGGCAACCTGAGGGTCTACCACGGCAACGGCAGCGGCGGCCTGACCTCCTCGCAGACGATGATCGGCGGCGGCTGGGAGAGCGTCCACTACCTCATCGCGGGAGACTTCGACGGGGACGGACGCGGCGACATCGTCGCAGTCGCGGCCGACGGTCAGCTCCTCCTATACACCGGGGCGTCGGGCCTGCGCACGGTGCGACAGGTGGGCGTGGGCTGGCAGGAGTTCACCGAGGTCACCGGAGGCGTGGACTACAACGGCGACGGGCGCGCCGACCTGCTCGCGCGCACCCCGGCCGGACAGCTCTACCTCTATCCGGGGAACGGGAACGGCGCCTTCGGCGCGCGAGTGCTCGTCGCCTCCGACGCCGCGGACTACCTCGCGATCGAGTGA